A DNA window from Candidatus Roseilinea sp. contains the following coding sequences:
- a CDS encoding 4-hydroxyphenylpyruvate dioxygenase → MTHDPLEFQAIDYVEFYVSNARQAAHFYRTVFGFRPVAYAGLETGVRDHASWLLTGGAVHLVLTSPLDPHSRPDISQHIALHGDGVKDIALRVRDARAAYEEAVRRGARSVMPPAVVEDECGRFVKATIAAYGDTVHSFIERESYRGFMPGFKPIENPPPAPETGLVAIDHIVGNVEQGKMNEWVRFYADVLGFTQLVHFDDKDISTEYSALMSKVMQNGSGRIKFPINEPAEGKRRSQIEEYLIHYGGPGVQHIALATGDIIASVDALRAAGIQFLRVPETYYEALPERVGQIEEDIRELARRGILVDRDDEGYLLQIFSQPMQDRPTLFFEIIQRRGSRGFGKGNFKALFEALEREQARRGNL, encoded by the coding sequence ATGACCCACGATCCTTTGGAATTTCAGGCGATAGATTACGTGGAGTTCTATGTGTCAAACGCGCGGCAGGCCGCGCATTTTTACCGCACCGTCTTCGGCTTTCGACCGGTGGCCTATGCGGGCCTGGAGACCGGCGTGCGCGATCACGCGTCGTGGTTGCTGACCGGCGGCGCGGTTCATTTGGTCCTTACTTCTCCGCTCGATCCGCACAGCCGGCCCGACATCAGCCAACACATCGCCCTGCACGGCGACGGCGTGAAAGACATCGCCTTGCGCGTGCGCGATGCGCGCGCCGCCTACGAGGAAGCGGTCCGGCGCGGCGCGCGCAGCGTGATGCCGCCGGCGGTCGTTGAGGATGAGTGCGGCCGGTTCGTCAAGGCCACCATCGCCGCCTATGGCGACACCGTGCACAGCTTTATCGAGCGCGAAAGCTATCGCGGCTTCATGCCGGGGTTTAAGCCGATCGAGAATCCGCCGCCGGCGCCGGAGACCGGCCTGGTCGCCATTGACCACATCGTCGGCAACGTCGAACAAGGCAAGATGAACGAATGGGTCCGGTTCTACGCCGACGTGCTGGGGTTCACGCAGCTCGTCCACTTCGACGACAAGGACATCAGCACAGAGTACTCCGCCTTGATGAGCAAAGTGATGCAGAACGGCAGCGGCCGCATCAAGTTCCCCATCAACGAGCCGGCCGAAGGGAAGCGGCGCAGCCAGATCGAGGAATACCTCATCCACTATGGCGGCCCGGGTGTGCAGCACATCGCGCTGGCGACCGGGGACATCATCGCCAGCGTGGACGCCCTGCGCGCGGCCGGCATTCAGTTCTTGCGCGTGCCGGAGACCTACTACGAGGCGTTGCCCGAACGCGTCGGGCAAATCGAAGAAGACATCCGCGAGCTGGCCCGGCGCGGCATCCTCGTAGATCGCGATGATGAAGGCTATCTGCTCCAAATCTTCAGCCAGCCGATGCAGGATCGCCCCACGTTGTTCTTCGAGATCATCCAGCGTCGCGGCAGCCGCGGCTTCGGCAAGGGGAACTTCAAGGCGCTGTTCGAGGCGCTGGAGCGCGAACAGG
- a CDS encoding AsnC family transcriptional regulator, producing the protein MAFDSEKLLDRTGLELLRLLQADARMSFAELGRRVGLTPPAVAERVRRMEEAGIITGYHARLNADKLGLPIRAFIRVGDCEPCERLIQLVKTQPEVIECHMLTGSDSYLLQVVVASVAQLEALISRLRPFARSLTTSIVLESPVDKRGLDVRLCPPKA; encoded by the coding sequence ATGGCTTTTGATTCCGAAAAGCTTTTAGATCGGACCGGGCTGGAGCTGCTCAGGCTGTTGCAGGCGGATGCGCGCATGTCGTTCGCCGAGTTGGGCCGGCGAGTCGGGCTGACGCCGCCCGCGGTGGCCGAGCGCGTGCGGCGGATGGAAGAGGCCGGCATCATCACCGGCTATCACGCCCGCCTGAATGCCGACAAGCTCGGCTTGCCGATCAGAGCCTTTATTCGCGTCGGCGACTGCGAGCCGTGCGAGCGGTTGATTCAACTGGTGAAGACGCAGCCCGAGGTGATCGAGTGCCATATGCTGACCGGCAGCGACAGCTATCTTTTGCAGGTCGTGGTGGCCTCGGTCGCTCAGCTCGAAGCGCTCATCTCGCGATTGCGGCCTTTTGCGCGCAGCCTCACCACCTCCATTGTGTTGGAGTCGCCGGTGGACAAGCGCGGCCTGGACGTACGGCTGTGCCCGCCGAAAGCGTGA
- a CDS encoding aminotransferase has translation MRTSIRTQRFPESIIREMTRVALDVGAINLSQGYPDFPAPQAIKDAAARAIQDDWNQYSVTWGLKPLRDAIAEHYRRRYEMDVNPDTDVVVCCGATECMIAAMLGVVNPGDEVVCFEPYYESYIPNCFITQSTPRFVSLRPAAGGAWEFDPDELRRAFNARTKAIIVNSPHNPTGKVFTRDELQLIAELCIAHDVIAITDEIYEFITYDGAQHTPIATLPGMAERTITISGMSKTFSVTGWRLGYAVAPADLMVGVRKAHDFMSVCAATPLQVAGVAMLALGDDYYRQLREDYAQRRAFALEMLREVGFEPVTPEGAYYIMADFSAISDEDDITFGLRMAKEIGVACVPGSPFFSRPELSRHIVRFAFCKKRETLEQARERLQRLKRC, from the coding sequence ATGCGCACCTCGATCCGCACCCAACGCTTTCCCGAGTCCATCATCCGCGAGATGACGCGCGTCGCCCTTGATGTCGGCGCGATCAACCTCTCGCAGGGCTACCCCGATTTCCCAGCGCCGCAGGCGATCAAAGACGCCGCCGCGCGCGCGATTCAGGACGACTGGAACCAGTATTCAGTCACCTGGGGGCTGAAGCCGTTGCGCGACGCGATCGCCGAACATTACCGCCGGCGCTACGAGATGGACGTCAACCCCGATACGGATGTCGTGGTCTGTTGTGGCGCGACCGAGTGCATGATCGCCGCAATGCTGGGCGTGGTGAACCCCGGCGACGAAGTGGTCTGCTTCGAGCCGTATTACGAAAGCTACATCCCCAACTGCTTCATCACCCAAAGCACCCCGCGCTTCGTCTCACTGCGACCGGCCGCCGGCGGCGCCTGGGAGTTCGACCCCGACGAGCTGCGCCGCGCGTTCAACGCGAGGACCAAAGCCATCATCGTCAACTCGCCGCACAATCCCACCGGCAAGGTCTTCACGCGCGACGAGCTGCAGCTCATCGCCGAATTGTGCATCGCGCATGACGTGATTGCCATCACCGACGAGATCTACGAGTTCATCACTTACGACGGCGCGCAACACACGCCCATCGCCACGCTGCCCGGCATGGCCGAGCGCACCATCACCATCAGCGGCATGAGCAAGACGTTCAGCGTCACCGGCTGGCGGCTGGGCTACGCGGTAGCCCCCGCAGATCTGATGGTCGGCGTGCGCAAGGCGCACGATTTCATGAGCGTGTGCGCCGCTACCCCGCTGCAGGTCGCCGGCGTCGCGATGCTGGCGTTGGGCGATGACTACTACAGGCAATTGCGCGAGGACTACGCGCAGCGCCGCGCGTTCGCGCTGGAGATGCTGCGCGAAGTCGGCTTCGAGCCTGTCACGCCGGAGGGCGCATACTACATCATGGCCGACTTCAGCGCCATCAGCGACGAAGATGATATTACCTTTGGCCTGCGCATGGCGAAGGAGATCGGCGTGGCGTGTGTGCCGGGGTCGCCGTTCTTCAGCCGGCCCGAGCTGAGTCGGCACATTGTGCGCTTTGCCTTTTGCAAAAAGCGCGAGACGCTTGAACAGGCGCGCGAGCGGCTACAGCGGTTGAAGCGTTGCTAG
- a CDS encoding amino acid permease has translation MSHVLPSAALEPIKRVLIGRPLRTEEAPHQAVSNPVGLAVFASDALSSTAYATQEILVVLASAFAVAGVGVFRISIPIAVAITAILTVLIISYRQTIQAYHGASCGAYVVSRDNLGVLPSQIAGAALLVDYVLTVAVSISSGVDQVASAIPVLRGREVLAALAAILIMTIINLRGVKESGRIFAAPTYFFVGMTFLTLTVGLFKLLTGQLTPVENVHMVVQTAEPLSLFLILYAFSSGCTALTGIEAISDGVQNFKEPRSRNAALTISAMGLLLGTLFMGITLLANQVQALPSEEETIISQIASAVFGSGALYGLQIAATTIILIMAANTAYADFPRIAAFVASDSFLPRQLAIRGSRLVYSGGIVTLAVAAGVLITVFNARTTSLIPLYAIGVFMCFTLSQLGMVRRWLEVARLQPGESLKMGQSVATYDPHWRRNLVINGAGAVVSFAVMVIFAVTKFTHGAWITLLVIPVMVFVFHRVHVHYRNVARILSLSKERVKPRPHPVKTIVLVDDVHRGTVRVVDFAKSLGNPWTPLHVDYNDRKTHIVQQKWRERIGEGELVILPSPYRRLVEPIVEYVKRELEADPNIFVHVIMGQLVMDTPWARMLHSNNSLGIMSALQAMDRVIVTDVPYQLHAEDVELYPENEPNDYARADPHEAQQPPPERQTSGATMG, from the coding sequence ATGTCCCACGTATTGCCAAGCGCTGCGCTAGAACCTATCAAGCGGGTGTTAATTGGGCGGCCATTGCGCACCGAGGAGGCGCCTCACCAAGCCGTGAGTAACCCTGTCGGCCTGGCCGTCTTTGCGTCCGATGCGTTGTCGTCCACGGCCTATGCGACGCAGGAGATCCTCGTGGTGCTCGCGTCTGCGTTTGCCGTCGCCGGCGTCGGCGTGTTTCGCATCTCGATTCCGATCGCCGTAGCCATCACGGCCATTCTCACGGTGTTGATCATCTCCTATCGGCAAACGATCCAGGCGTATCACGGTGCAAGCTGCGGCGCGTATGTGGTCTCGCGCGACAATCTGGGCGTGCTGCCCTCGCAGATCGCCGGCGCGGCGCTGTTGGTGGATTACGTGCTCACGGTGGCCGTCAGCATCTCCAGCGGCGTAGATCAAGTGGCCTCGGCGATTCCCGTCCTGCGTGGGCGGGAGGTGCTGGCGGCGCTCGCAGCCATTCTGATCATGACGATCATCAATCTGCGCGGCGTGAAGGAGTCGGGGCGCATCTTTGCTGCGCCAACGTATTTCTTCGTCGGCATGACTTTCCTGACGCTGACGGTTGGCCTGTTCAAGCTGCTGACCGGTCAGCTCACGCCGGTTGAGAACGTCCACATGGTGGTGCAGACGGCCGAGCCGCTGAGCCTGTTCCTCATTCTGTATGCGTTCAGCAGCGGCTGCACGGCGCTGACCGGCATCGAAGCGATCTCCGATGGCGTGCAGAACTTCAAGGAGCCGCGCAGTCGGAACGCTGCCCTGACGATCTCGGCCATGGGCCTGCTGCTCGGCACGCTCTTCATGGGCATCACGCTGTTGGCCAATCAGGTGCAAGCCCTGCCTTCGGAGGAGGAGACGATCATCTCGCAGATCGCGAGTGCGGTGTTCGGCTCCGGCGCATTGTATGGATTGCAGATTGCAGCGACGACGATCATCTTGATCATGGCGGCGAACACGGCCTACGCCGACTTTCCACGCATTGCCGCGTTTGTGGCCAGCGATAGTTTCTTGCCGCGCCAGCTCGCCATCCGCGGCAGCCGGCTGGTGTACTCCGGCGGCATCGTCACCCTGGCGGTCGCCGCCGGCGTGTTGATCACCGTCTTCAACGCGCGCACGACGTCGCTCATCCCGCTGTATGCGATCGGCGTGTTCATGTGCTTCACCCTGTCGCAGTTGGGCATGGTGCGGCGTTGGTTAGAAGTTGCCAGACTCCAGCCGGGCGAGTCGTTGAAGATGGGTCAAAGTGTGGCGACCTATGACCCGCACTGGCGACGCAACCTCGTCATCAACGGCGCCGGCGCCGTCGTTTCATTTGCGGTGATGGTGATCTTCGCGGTGACCAAGTTCACGCATGGCGCGTGGATCACCTTGTTGGTCATTCCGGTCATGGTGTTCGTGTTCCACCGCGTGCATGTGCACTACCGCAACGTCGCGCGCATCCTGAGCCTCAGCAAGGAGCGCGTCAAGCCGAGGCCGCACCCGGTGAAGACCATCGTGCTCGTGGACGACGTGCATCGCGGCACCGTGCGCGTCGTGGACTTCGCCAAGTCGCTGGGCAATCCGTGGACGCCGCTGCATGTGGATTACAACGATCGCAAGACGCACATCGTTCAGCAGAAGTGGCGCGAGCGCATCGGCGAGGGCGAGCTGGTGATCTTGCCTTCGCCCTATCGCCGCCTGGTCGAGCCGATCGTGGAGTACGTGAAGCGCGAGCTCGAGGCAGACCCCAACATCTTTGTCCACGTCATCATGGGTCAGTTGGTGATGGACACGCCCTGGGCGCGCATGCTGCACTCGAACAACTCCCTGGGCATCATGTCCGCCTTGCAGGCCATGGATCGCGTGATCGTCACCGACGTGCCGTATCAGTTGCACGCCGAAGATGTGGAGCTGTATCCGGAGAACGAGCCGAATGACTACGCGCGGGCCGACCCACACGAGGCGCAGCAACCGCCGCCCGAACGGCAGACGAGCGGGGCAACGATGGGCTGA